GCAATGTCGTAAATCCTGTAGAGCTGGCCAGTAAATACGGAGTGGATGCCCTGCGCTACTATCTGCTCAGGGAAATGAAGGACGGTGCAGACGGCGTGTATAGTGAGGAGCTGCTGATAAACCGTATCAACTCAGACCTGGCCAATGACCTTGGAAATCTTCTGAGCAGAACCGCAGCAATGACTGTGAAATATTTTGATGGAAAAATACCCGGGCAGCGGGAAGCTGCCGCGTTGGATTCTGAGCTGATTAAACTGGCACAGGACACCCCTGAGGTTTTTGCTGGGCATATGGACAGGGTGGATTTTAGCAGAGCATTGGAAGCGGTTTGGAGATTGGTCGGCCGAACCAATAAATATATTGATGAAACCGAGCCGTGGATTTTGTATAAGGACCCGAAAAACCACAGCCGTCTGGCGGCAGTTATGTATAACCTGACAGAGGCTCTGCGTTTTACCGCCGTTATGGTAGGTCCGGTGATGCCGGAAACAGGCAGAAAAATACTTGAAAGCTTAAGCGTGCCAGAAACACTGAGAACCTGGAAAAGCCTTGAGGTGTTTGGACAATATCCAGAGAACATCAGGATAGAGAGCTGCGATGCGCTGTTCCCAAGAGTAGAGACAGAAAAGCAGAATAAGAAAAACAAGGCGGTGCAAAAGGAAAAGCAGAAGAAACCTGAAATACAAAACAGCAATAAGATTACTATCGATGATTTTTCAAAGGTAGAATTGAAAATCGGCGAGATATTAGCCTGTGAGAAGCATCCGGACGCGGATAAACTTTTGGTTTTTCAAATTGATTTGGGCAGCGAGAAACGGCAGATCGTTTCAGGAATTGCGGAATATTATAAACCAGAGGATCTGATTGGAATGACGGTGGTGGTATGTGTTAATCTCAAACCTATTGTGCTGCGCGGCGTAGAATCCAATGGGATGATATTGTCCGCCATCGGTGGGAAAAGACTTTCGCTGCTGACAGTGGAGGATTCCACAATGCCGGCAGGAAGTAAGGTGTGTTAAGGGAAACGGCATTTGCTGTCTGTTTAAAATAATACAAGCCAGTATCTTTAGATACTGGCTTGTATTATTTTAAACAGAAGAAATGAAGGTCTCGATTGTTGTAGATCAACCCGCTCACAGCCGAAAATTTTAAATCAATAGCCGAATTTGTGAAAAGTCGTTTTTCCGTTCAAACTCCATTGCGTTAAATAAGAAAGCGCGCATTAGATTTTCATCAATTTTATAGAGCCGGCATCTGAAAATATTGATCGTTGTAAAATAATCCCAAAAATCATTTTCCTCTGGATTTTCGATCATACGGATCGTAAGTTCGCGGCGCAGGCCATACTCGGCGTATAGAATGTCCTGAAGCTCCTTTTCAGAAATATCAAGTTTTAATTCAGTAATAAACTGCCTTACAAAACGGATTAAATTATTGTCAAGATAGAGAGAAAGCTGTTTTTTTTTCAAATTGTCTAAATAGAATCTTGTCGTATTTTTGTCCCGGAGCCGTGCGCGGAAGTCGACGAGACTGTTGATGGTGTTCCGTTCGAGTGCAGAAGCTTTATGTTCAAGATGAGTTGATACAAAGGTATAGGATTCTAAAAAAAGATCATCATAGATCGCTTTGACAAGATCATCTTTGGTTTTATAGTAATACGCCAAATTACCTGTCCGTATATCAATTTTATCGCAGATTTCTTTTATCGTTGTTTTTTCATAGCCTTTTTCATAAAAAAATTCTTTTGCTGTTTGAAGAATTAACTTTTGAGTTTTTAAACCTCTCTTAGATTTCGATACAGCCATTTTTTCAGCCTACTTTCCAGATTTTCTTTTACTTGTTTAAGCCCATTATACTACAGCATTACTATATTTATCCATAATTTATCATAAAAATCTGAAGAAAATGCCCGAAAAAACTTATTTTTACATTTTTAAAATAGGTTTTTTAAGAAAAAATATAAAAGTATTGACAAAATACGAAATAAAGATACAATTTAATTATAAATAAATAGGCGAAAATAATAAAAAGCCTAAATCGGAGGAGAAATGGGAGAACAGAAATTTACAGAAAGCCAGGCTGAGCGGATAGAATTATTTCAAGACGTTTATGAGGGAAGGATTCCTAAACGGGTTCCTGTTGAGGTGTCGGTTTCATGGGAAGCGGCAATTTGCTATTCCGGTCTTGAACTGAAAGAAGCGCAGTGGAATACAGAACTTTACGAGGTATTCTTTGATAAGGTTTGTAAGGAATTTAAAACGGATAAATCGCCGATCATGCCAACATTGAGAAATCCGGCTCATTACTGGCTGCTTGGTTCAAAGGCAATTATAATGAGTGAATCCGGATATATGCAGCATCCTGAAATATATTGCCTGGAACCGGAGGAATATGACCTTTTTATTGAAGACCCATACAAATGTATGGTTGAAAAACTTCTTCCACGGCTTTATGAAGGGCTGGATGCCGGCAAAGATGAAAAGGCGCTGAATTTAGCCCGGGCTTTTCATGCGAAGAACAGAACGGGTGCGGTCATGGGAGCAACCATGGCGAAGATGATTAAAAAATATCAGTTTGCTGCTTTTCCAGCAGGTGGGATGACCGAGGCGCCCTTTGATTTTCTGGCGGATTTCATTCGTTCTTTTAGCGGCATTGCAAAAGATATCCGAAGATATC
The DNA window shown above is from Eubacterium limosum and carries:
- the metG gene encoding methionine--tRNA ligase; the protein is MDSARPAWRQKLTDKGETELKEKYYVTTPIYYPSSDLHIGHTYTTVAADTLKRFKALQGYDAYMITGIDEHGQKIEKVAEEKGMSPQAFVDEEAARIAELWKLMQIDNDQLIRTTDPEHMKTIQRIFKKLYDQGDIYKGKYEGWYCTPCESFWTESQIVDGKCPDCGRPVEMASEEAYFFKMSKYADRLLEHIETHPDFIKPESRKNEMINNFIKPGLQDLCVSRTSFSWGVPVDFDPKHVVYVWIDALPNYLSALGYLNDKPDLMKRYWPANVHLVGKDIIRFHTIYWPIMLMALDLPLPNQIYGHGWILLKGGKMSKSVGNVVNPVELASKYGVDALRYYLLREMKDGADGVYSEELLINRINSDLANDLGNLLSRTAAMTVKYFDGKIPGQREAAALDSELIKLAQDTPEVFAGHMDRVDFSRALEAVWRLVGRTNKYIDETEPWILYKDPKNHSRLAAVMYNLTEALRFTAVMVGPVMPETGRKILESLSVPETLRTWKSLEVFGQYPENIRIESCDALFPRVETEKQNKKNKAVQKEKQKKPEIQNSNKITIDDFSKVELKIGEILACEKHPDADKLLVFQIDLGSEKRQIVSGIAEYYKPEDLIGMTVVVCVNLKPIVLRGVESNGMILSAIGGKRLSLLTVEDSTMPAGSKVC
- a CDS encoding TetR/AcrR family transcriptional regulator; translated protein: MAVSKSKRGLKTQKLILQTAKEFFYEKGYEKTTIKEICDKIDIRTGNLAYYYKTKDDLVKAIYDDLFLESYTFVSTHLEHKASALERNTINSLVDFRARLRDKNTTRFYLDNLKKKQLSLYLDNNLIRFVRQFITELKLDISEKELQDILYAEYGLRRELTIRMIENPEENDFWDYFTTINIFRCRLYKIDENLMRAFLFNAMEFERKNDFSQIRLLI
- a CDS encoding uroporphyrinogen decarboxylase family protein, whose translation is MGEQKFTESQAERIELFQDVYEGRIPKRVPVEVSVSWEAAICYSGLELKEAQWNTELYEVFFDKVCKEFKTDKSPIMPTLRNPAHYWLLGSKAIIMSESGYMQHPEIYCLEPEEYDLFIEDPYKCMVEKLLPRLYEGLDAGKDEKALNLARAFHAKNRTGAVMGATMAKMIKKYQFAAFPAGGMTEAPFDFLADFIRSFSGIAKDIRRYPEKVLKACDAVLPHMQKLAVAPSSSRYSRTFIPLHMAPFMRPKDFDQFWWPTFKKLMDYIAEKNVGVKAFVEHDWGDKIDHLGELGSRVEFQFEYGDPQKIKQTLGNKHIISGLYPITLLQTGTEKECTDKAKALLDVLALDGGYIFNTDKTIYSLEGKIADNLKAVIETVKTYGRY